Proteins found in one Plasmodium malariae genome assembly, chromosome: 13 genomic segment:
- the PmUG01_13058500 gene encoding fam-l protein — MGQKIKFILIMEIGAFILLTWIYYFSHDIDSSIVGLNEEIPSNAMKKKKKSYNYECWEKSKNKQSNGRSSTNQEGHKQNITNKSCMFETKKYSHVEKKIFKELDYMVFLKNSRTISNKTYRKLVRKKYGLRIVLPLLLFLLLLTVFVADLSVGYAFETDGGSWGLIGLTEYLKTLTKQNIAWLNTFLEWLKDNLPWLSACPNLNTGTHKACFLGPIFGILIYFIPFLILGVTFILAIFYYHKKVKKYEKIKYRKR; from the exons ATGGggcaaaaaattaagtttatCTTAATTATGGAAATTGGTgcttttatccttttaacGTGGATATACTATTTTAGCCATGACATA GATTCAAGCATTGTAGGTTTAAATGAAGAGATACCAAGTAAtgcaatgaaaaaaaaaaaaaagtcatataattatgaatgTTGGGAAAagtcaaaaaataaacaatcaAATGGGCGTTCATCAACAAATCAGGAAGGTcacaaacaaaatataacaaataaatcttgtatgtttgaaacaaaaaaatattctcatgttgaaaaaaaaatattcaaagaactcGATTACATggtttttcttaaaaatagcAGGACAATTAGCAATAAGACTTACAGAAAGTTAGTACGTAAAAAATACGGATTGCGAATTGTTTTacctttattattgtttttgttattattaacagTATTCGTAGCAGATTTATCAGTGGGTTATGCATTTGAAACTGATGGAGGATCTTGGGGACTAATAGGTTTGacagaatatttaaaaacattGACGAAACAGAATATTGCATGGTTGAATACCTTTTTAGAATGGTTGAAGGATAATTTACCATGGTTATCGGCATGTCCTAATTTAAATACAGGTACCCATAAGGCCTGTTTTTTAGGACCAATATTTGgtattttgatatatttcaTACCCTTCCTTATACTAGGTGTCACATTTATATTggctattttttattaccacaagaaagttaaaaaatatgaaaaaattaagtacaGGAAAAGGTGA